Proteins encoded together in one Cardiocondyla obscurior isolate alpha-2009 linkage group LG07, Cobs3.1, whole genome shotgun sequence window:
- the LOC139104076 gene encoding golgin subfamily A member 6-like protein 25, whose product MRPRVTAALATVWLTVAVLVGGAVTLHLPRDQYSPASPRRYAGIQRELHAGDWDRDFAEDQPFDLWIGSPILSKEPKARDGELAERDFPLDGLLEDTVPSKRNFSGWRRLSNIVGAELASDKVDYGDEMPETFSRAVFPSDLSDDPFVADDTFQDQGPGSMEIYKLDLSREKTLLTATTPTPPSRSKSKPPKKTSHLSSNKTKTAEVKSTITSENVGRRQSNLFEEPTESASVNRDTFGVGGVPELQVGCEGLEASHKARRSIDTLDREKGEVPASLMLDVTPVSLDLDDVLSYDEEEYEEMDELLKLKRLETTTKDGRPSRGDMDASHLNSEHLDEFRRPEKLPVRGDLGKSTQASSAEQALKRSPTDLEAGNREIKSKREAPPLADDGIHSRRLLWLAEANTEGSAERARQHTIDWGFGEDEGVVSSDELQTVTERRRQHEMRYHQDTSRRRDQHRESNTDVGREYERLLEQRRRAEEERSQRVQQASRRAPSKWEENEEEKRRDEMRRKQYEEYRKRMYRTSTPRADDDEEAQRRQIEERQRLEAAREMARRHEEEMRRREEEERRRRLREEQMRRRPQNNWEDSRGQDLKTPSTTDDEKRRRIEEEERRRRLQEQEEEERRREQHRQEARRREEEEERRRQKDAVKNLSEEDRRRLEDRRREWSEKRRQEQENERRRQQAPSSLMQTERPAGYPSDVRRSDRDEQERRQEKEKKLREYVARNQPVSVNRSDRRPEEERRYRPDDNRDPRVDANRNDEEYRRRTEEQRKRQEEERKLQDYIRRNQPVHVPKANQSTAANRDWVEEWRIEQARRRGGYSDPGARRAHGPSAPTYIDPRGSPEDVRRGREETRRLEEERWRRYEAEKRRKELARRQREEEEEERLRKEAARREEEVRRAQSRRYEEDRKRLEAARAEAERRRQETRSRDKTRRTWQPETTGPIYRQDPRVLAEHKRRQDSRPISSDSTRVVPARERQRLEIERRQQEENKKESGRKETDQWRRHELARLNSLPVNARIIVRPGSSPSVFSRGGFNEIDFTGINPHRDGVQVPQFPARPTSRPPVETPSPCVWAVVHCCSSNSNRLVKCFESLGCPGTNWDPEPCRGSVMQAARAEVLKFYANA is encoded by the exons ATGCGACCACGGGTGACAGCGGCTTTGGCCACGGTCTGGCTGACGGTGGCGGTTCTGGTAGGAGGAGCAGTCACCCTCCACCTCCCTCGCGATCAATACTCCCCCGCGTCTCCGCGCCGATACGCCGGGATTCAGCGGGAACTCCACGCCGGAGACTGGGATCGCGATTTTGCCGAGGATCAGCCGTTCGACCTTTGGATCGGGTCGCCGATTCTTTCAAAGG AGCCAAAGGCTCGCGATGGCGAGCTCGCCGAGCGAGATTTTCCGCTCGACGGTCTCCTGGAGGACACCGTTCCGTCAAAGCGAAACTTTTCAGGCTGGCGGCGGCTTTCGAACATCGTCGGCGCGGAACTCGCGTCCGACAAAGTCGATTACGGCGACGAGATGCCGGAAACGTTTTCGCGCGCGGTATTTCCCTCGGATCTTTCGGACGATCCCTTCGTGGCGGACGACACGTTTCAGGATCAAGGCCCGGGCTCGATGGAGATATACAAGCTGGACCTGTCCAGGGAGAAGACTCTACTAACCGCAACCACGCCCACCCCGCCGTCGAGGAGTAAGAGCAAGCCACCGAAGAAAACGAGTCACCTGAGctcgaataaaacaaaaacggCGGAAGTGAAGTCGACAATTACGAGCGAGAACGTCGGTCGCAGGCAGTCGAACCTCTTTGAAGAACCGACGGAGAGTGCCTCGGTCAACAGAGACACCTTCGGTGTCGGCGGCGTGCCGGAGCTACAGGTTGGATGCGAGGGCCTCGAAGCGTCCCACAAGGCGAGGAGATCGATAGACACGCTCGACAGAGAGAAGGGCGAGGTGCCGGCGTCCTTGATGCTGGACGTGACGCCGGTGTCCTTGGATCTGGACGACGTTCTGTCGTACGACGAGGAGGAGTACGAGGAGATGGACGAGCTGCTCAAGCTCAAGAGGCTGGAGACCACGACGAAGGACGGCAGACCGAGCAGGGGTGATATGGACGCGAGTCATCTCAATTCCGAGCATCTGGACGAATTCAGGCGACCGGAGAAATTACCGGTGCGAGGGGATCTGGGTAAGTCCACTCAGGCGAGCTCCGCCGAACAGGCATTGAAGCGATCACCGACGGATCTCGAGGCCGGCAACCGAGAAATCAAATCGAAGCGAGAAGCTCCGCCGTTAGCCGACGACGGCATTCACAGCCGGCGATTGCTGTGGCTGGCCGAGGCGAATACCGAGGGATCTGCAGAACGCGCGAGACAACACACGATCGATTGGGGCTTCGGGGAGGACGAGGGTGTCGTGTCTAGCGACGAGCTGCAAACCGTGACCGAACGTCGCAGGCAACACGAGATGCGATATCATCAGGACACATCTAGGAGACGTGACCAGCATCGCGAATCGAATACCGACGTCGGGCGAGAGTACGAGCGGCTACTCGAACAAAGACGAAGGGCGGAGGAGGAGCGTTCGCAGCGAGTGCAACAGGCTAGTCGAAGGGCGCCGAGCAAGTGGGAGGAGAATGAGgaggagaaaaggagagacgAGATGCGGAGGAAACAGTACGAAGAGTATCGCAAGAGAATGTACCGGACTTCGACACCTCGCgcggacgacgacgaagaagcGCAACGGCGACAAATCGAAGAACGACAGAGGCTAGAAGCCGCGCGTGAAATGGCGCGAAGACACGAGGAAGAAATGAGAAggcgagaggaagaggagcGTAGGCGACGGCTGCGAGAAGAACAAATGCGAAGAAGACCGCAGAATAATTGGGAGGACTCGAGAGGACAAGATTTAAAAACTCCTTCGACAACCGACGATGAAAAAAGACGAAGAATTGAAGAAGAAGAACGACGGAGACGATTACAGgaacaagaagaagaagaaaggagaCGGGAGCAGCACAGGCAAGAAGCGCGAaggagagaagaggaagaggagagaagaCGTCAAAAAGACGCTGTCAAGAATCTGTCGGAGGAGGACAGAAGGAGGCTGGAGGACCGTCGCAGGGAATGGTCGGAGAAGAGGAGACAGGAACAAGAGAACGAGCGCAGGCGGCAGCAGGCGCCGTCGAGTTTGATGCAGACGGAACGTCCGGCCGGTTATCCGAGCGATGTCAGACGAAGCGATCGGGATGAGCAAGAACGGcggcaagaaaaagaaaaaaagttgcgAGAGTACGTCGCGCGAAATCAACCCGTCAGTGTCAATCGCAGCGACCGAAGACCAGAGGAGGAAAGACGGTATCGACCGGACGATAATCGAGATCCGCGCGTGGACGCGAATCGAAACGACGAGGAATACCGTCGGCGGACGGAGGAGCAACGCAAGCGacaagaagaagaaaggaagcTGCAGGATTACATCAGGAGGAACCAGCCGGTGCACGTGCCGAAGGCTAATCAATCGACCGCGGCCAACCGCGATTGGGTCGAAGAATGGCGGATCGAGCAGGCCAGGCGTCGCGGCGGGTACTCCGATCCAGGAGCCAGGAGAGCCCATGGACCGTCGGCGCCCACGTATATCGATCCGCGTGGCTCGCCGGAGGATGTCAGACGGGGGCGAGAGGAAACGCGGAGGCTGGAGGAGGAACGTTGGCGGAGGTACGAGGCAGAAAAGCGACGGAAGGAACTCGCTAGGCGACAgcgggaggaagaggaggaggaacGGCTGCGAAAGGAGGCGGCCAGGCGAGAAGAGGAGGTGAGGAGGGCGCAGTCCAGGAGGTACGAGGAGGACAGGAAGAGGCTGGAGGCCGCGAGAGCAGAGGCCGAAAGAAGAAGGCAGGAGACACGATCCAGGGACAAGACTAGAAGAACGTGGCAACCGGAAACCACGGGGCCGATTTATCGTCAGGATCCCCGTGTCCTCGCGGAGCACAAAAGGCGACAAGATAGCCGGCCGATTTCGAGCGATTCAACGCGAGTCGTACCGGCGCGCGAAAGACAAAGGCTGGAGATCGAGAGACGACAGCAGGAGGAGAACAA AAAGGAGTCCGGTCGGAAGGAGACCGATCAGTGGAGGCGGCATGAACTAGCCAGACTCAACTCTCTGCCGGTGAACGCAAGGATAATAGTCCGTCCTGGTTCCTCGCCGTCGGTCTTCTCAAGGGGCGGCTTCAATGAGATCGATTTCACG GGAATCAACCCCCATCGCGACGGCGTGCAGGTCCCACAGTTCCCGGCCCGGCCGACCTCGAGACCACCTGTCGAAACCCCGAGCCCGTGCGTTTGGGCGGTCGTCCACTGCTGCTCGTCTAACAGTAATCGCCTCGTCAAATGTTTCGAGTCGCTGGGCTGCCCTGGGACCAACTGGGACCCCGAGCCGTGCCGGGGTTCTGTCATGCAAGCCGCCCGAGCGGAAGTTCTTAAATTTTACGCCAACGCGTAA